One genomic segment of Clavelina lepadiformis chromosome 3, kaClaLepa1.1, whole genome shotgun sequence includes these proteins:
- the LOC143450465 gene encoding meckelin-like — protein sequence MMKYLTSILNSFCLVILLLNKVCCQPFSYPFVDNSITSTCSSTQYFNTANQRCEECIAAINGTTPGSTGLECQCTSGYRRSVSSSTDLSTFLCELCAPGEVTSSDGTGCITCDATVATVTSSGQCQCLSATSALIERYDNGTLLDAVQCSPCTEPYTGPGSDTGTCVACDTCSSSLCDCTDCLNDDVCLNNANAISALSTALAGLPSSEAYIDNRAPAAYVGCYYASPNITACQVLSNLCVLELYDTNQRACALYADVYLEKTNQPNSQLNNIDSWILNMPWIFYDSPISNNPVFTTEDILNSNEITTSFSFRGTDTVFDFVVMKYDVNGVYLGWELATTGLLQLCPDRPSVKSAAFVFGTTYSSTCNLESATFTDTNLYPSTFYEMNLRYTDTDNNVLLFPVPVLITNLGTNSDSNTATWTFVKRFFLIDSLSQIRGAGMVQYVSDMRLQVTLQTPTGNGHIYGPYLTITYSDVDPSIASTVSTSFSVSYAMNMFNQEEGLKISLAVLGSLALLYSFMEASSWRRRQGLQYVDGSSILMFLYFALSNLANVFFIVMLGYATVTLFFYKGQGTVTLLLPDANQEDIFVIFISLAFAFKTIEILGIIIMQSIADIFLLDWERPHLRDGDAKVSIWRTYFIANEWNEIQTFRKISFNFQLFAVLLFLEVVGFKSLALENSSSALDQTTGSSTDQYIPVYNSTLRFAVSSLVFIVIDILQVIYFVGIHERFIQDKIREFVDLCSVSNVSVFILANRNYGYYIHGRSVHGKADTDMMDMNNMLRKEEENLTSARGLEAGSEQQTFAIAVPYLFRAQFDKVYQPLELVRSQPAARGGNTAQDSQANESVRAYTTMKNFLASFLDHSLRDLDFYVKEKLFLESILDMEFQDPINNAFFYNDRGNSFTNVLFYGREFALLTFDILLFNIIDYSVQNYLLAAIITFIVVRFLAILRQSFSRSNLAKKTLVDKRFLV from the exons ATGATGAAATATTTGACCAGTATTTTGAATTCATTTTGTCTTGTTATCCTGTTGCTCAACAAAGTTTGTTGTCAGCCATTTTCATACCCATTTGTTGATAATTCGATAACTTCAACATGCTCCAGTACGCAGTATTTCAATACTGCCAATCAAAGATGTGAAGAGTGCATCGCGGCCATTAACGGGACTACCCCTGGAAGCACAG GTCTTGAGTGCCAGTGTACTTCTGGTTATCGACGATCTGTGTCCTCTTCAACAGACCTGAGCACTTTCTTATGTGAACTTTGTGCTCCTGGTGAA GTAACTTCATCTGATGGCACAGGGTGTATTACTTGCGATGCAACCGTAGCAACAGTGACCAGCAGTGGACAATGCCAATGTTTATCTGCAACATCAGCATTAA TTGAAAGATATGACAATGGAACGCTCCTCGATGCTGTTCAATGCAGCCCTTGCACTGAACCTTACACTGGGCCTGGATCAGATACTGGAAC atgTGTAGCTTGTGATACCTGCTCATCATCATTGTGTGATTGTACGGACTGCCTTAATGATGATGTCTGTCTGAACAATGCAAATGCAATATCTGCACTTTCAACAGCACTGGCTGGATTGCCATCTTCG GAGGCCTACATAGACAACAGAGCGCCTGCTGCATACGTCGGTTGCTAT taTGCATCACCAAACATTACCGCATGCCAAGTATTGTCAAATCTGTGTGTGTTGGAATTATACGACACCAATCAGAGAGCTTGTGCGTTGTATGCCGATGTGTACCTAGAAAaaaccaaccaaccaaacaGTCAACTTAACAATATAGATAGTTG GATATTAAACATGCCGTGGATATTTTACGACAGTCCAATCTCCAACAACCCAGTTTTTACCACCGAAGACATTTTAAACTCCAATGAAATCACAACCTCATTTTCTTTCAGGGGAACT GATACAGTATTTGACTTTGTAGTCATGAAATATGATGTCAATGGTGTTTATCTTGGTTGGGAGCTGGCGACAACTGGACTACTACAG CTTTGTCCAGACCGTCCTTCTGTTAAAAGCGCAGCTTTTGTATTTGGAACCACTTATTCATCTAct TGCAACCTAGAAAGTGCTACTTTCACCGACACAAACCTATATCCGAGCACATTTTATGAAATGAACCTCCGTTACACCGACACTGACAacaatgttttattgtttccAGTCCCAGTTTTAATCACAAACCTTGGAACTAACTCTG ATTCCAACACAGCGACTTGGACGTTTGTGAAACGATTTTTCCTCATTGATAGTTTATCTCAGATAAGAGGGGCAGGAATGGTTCAATATGTTTCAGATATGAGACTTCA AGTTACACTTCAAACCCCCACCGGCAATGGGCATATCTATGGACCTTACCTGACTATAACATATTCTGATGTTGATCCAAGTATAGCTTCAACTGTCAGT ACAAGTTTCTCTGTCAGCTACGCCATGAATATGTTCAACCAAGAAGAAGGCCTCAAG ATATCTTTGGCTGTGCTTGGCTCTTTAGCTCTTTTATACTCATTTATGGAGGCAAGTTCTTGGAGACGAAGACAGGGCCTTCAGTACGTCGATGGCAGT AGCATCCTCATGTTCTTATACTTTGCATTGAGCAACTTggccaatgttttttttatcgtgATGCTCGGGTACGCCACCGTGACACTCTTCTTTTATAAG GGCCAGGGCACTGTGACTCTGCTGCTTCCAGATGCCAACCAAgaagatatttttgttattttcatctCCCTTGCATTCGCTTTTAAA ACCATAGAAATCTTAGGCATTATAATCATGCAATCGATCGCTGACATTTTCCTCCTGGACTGGGAGAGACCTCATCTTCGTGATGGTGATGCCAAAGTGAGCATTTGGAGGACTTACTTCATCGCAAATGAATGGAACGAGATCCAG actTTTCGGAAAATCAGCTTCAACTTTCAGTTATTTGCAGTGTTGCTGTTTCTTGAG GTTGTTGGCTTTAAAAGTCTGGCGTTGGAAAACTCCAGTAGTGCCCTTGACCAGACAACCGGCTCGTCTACAGATCAATACATTCCTGTCTACAACAGCACACTGCGGTTTGCTGTCTCGTCGTTGGTCTTTATCGTGATTGATATATTGCAG GTCATTTACTTCGTTGGAATCCACGAGCGTTTCATCCAGGATAAGATCAGAGAGTTTGTAGATCTCTGCTCTGTTTCAAAT GTGAGTGTTTTTATCCTGGCCAATCGTAACTATGGCTACTACATCCACGGCCGCTCTGTCCACGGTAAGGCGGACACTGACATGATGGACATGAACAATATGTTAAGGAAGGAAGAG GAGAACCTAACCAGTGCAAGAGGACTGGAGGCAGGCTCTGAACAACAGACATTCGCAATCGCTGTCCCGTATCTTTTCCGAGCTCAGTTTGATAAAGTCTATCAACCTCTCGAACTC GTGAGAAGCCAGCCTGCTGCTCGAG GTGGAAACACTGCTCAGGATTCCCAGGCGAATGAAAGCGTTAGAGCTTACACAACCATGAAGAACTTTCTAGCATCATTTTTGGATCAT TCACTCAGAGATTTGGACTTCTAtgtcaaagaaaaattatttctgGAAAGCATCTTGGACATGGAGTTTCAGGATCCAATAAACAACGCTTTCTTTTACAATG ATCGTGGGAATTCTTTCACAAATGTCCTCTTCTATGGTCGGGAGTTTGCTCTGCTCACGTTTGACATCCTCCTCTTCAACATCATTGATTACAGCGTCCAGAACTATCTTCTTGCTGCGATCATCACGTTCATTGTGGTCAGG TTCCTGGCCATCTTGAGACAATCGTTCAGTCGATCCAACTTGGCAAAGAAGACGTTGGTTGACAAGAGATTTCTGGTTTGA
- the LOC143449035 gene encoding proteasome subunit beta type-4-like, with product MDKMMEPFWQGGPQPGAHYHFPGNTSISSDLGANKRTMQPTVTGTSVLGLKFDGGVIIAADTLGSYGSMARFRSLSRIMKVNDTTVLSAAGDYADYQYIKSELEQMVIDEDILDDGFSMSPAAVYSWMTRILYNRRSKFNPLWNTVTVGGFCKGKSFLASVDKIGIAFEAPSVASGFGAYLAQPLMRKALEDNNNSLTLEQARRVIEDCLRVLFYRDARSYNRYEIATVTKDGVRIEKPTSSPSDWNIAHLVRGFE from the coding sequence ATGGACAAGATGATGGAGCCATTCTGGCAAGGAGGACCTCAACCTGGAGCACATTACCATTTCCCAGGAAACACCTCAATCTCCTCAGATTTGGGCGCAAATAAGAGGACAATGCAGCCAACTGTGACTGGCACTTCAGTCCTTGGATTAAAATTCGACGGAGGAGTTATCATTGCTGCTGACACTCTTGGCTCGTACGGAAGCATGGCTCGATTTCGTAGCTTGTCGAGAATCATGAAAGTCAATGACACAACTGTGCTTAGTGCTGCTGGCGATTATGCCGATTATCAGTACATCAAATCCGAACTGGAACAGATGGTAATCGACGAGGATATTTTGGATGATGGATTCTCTATGTCTCCTGCTGCTGTTTACTCGTGGATGACCAGGATCTTGTACAATCGTCGATCCAAATTCAATCCACTTTGGAACACGGTGACTGTTGGAGGATTTTGCAAAGGAAAAAGCTTCCTAGCTTCGGTAGATAAAATTGGAATTGCATTTGAAGCGCCCTCAGTAGCATCCGGCTTCGGAGCGTACCTGGCACAGCCATTGATGCGAAAAGCGCTCGAGGACAACAACAACTCACTGACTCTTGAGCAGGCACGTCGTGTCATTGAAGATTGCTTGAGGGTGTTATTTTACAGAGATGCCAGGTCGTACAATCGATATGAAATAGCAACTGTAACCAAAGACGGTGTGCGGATCGAAAAACCAACATCATCCCCTTCAGACTGGAATATTGCGCATCTTGTACGAGGATTTGAATGA
- the LOC143449034 gene encoding putative E3 ubiquitin-protein ligase HECTD2 — MFSNTSLNASGCKNEHVRPAKLPPITTEQTRALNLSRSSQKEPLSGIKAECSPKSNCNLPVLSASLDDDEGLVSGCKVSSSCTAKDSKSTPVPFRSEQGDLSSSVTSASHPLVENFHNIIPPPTPPKITVKSENSSLLKRPQKSPNTISKLKALNSQELGDGVENSKTSRHLNCHSAGELRKKGCASEPQINGNRPSVLFSLKQFRSEVEKWKKTKKVSKLQEFYRTTFDSFKSVNDAFKKTRPSTLSIGSHSGKSSPSLPNHLHDPSLQQKFVGMVYETLLEMPREVQKTVLKGVINCLLNEWKGEKTESDLRAYFILLQNPMFARIETYIVYAHLLRQIATLNDHDQLMITHWLRRLSTPRFRPMVERLHQFVTLRLFPGQSDELPPMTSCGWWIPSAMKVFFLLNKANNLVKPRLVSFREFYNHSLDHIDVMAEFRQWENPASHSGFTFCQYPFILSLVAKLRILKQDQERQMIRTARDELVASIRRRPARAPCVSQLFLNIKVRREHLLSDSLEQIYGNRKQLKKKLRVEFVGEPGYDMGGLTKEWFLLLLRKVLSPDYNTFVYNEKSRSYWFADNASENSSDLFLVGVLMGLAVYNCITLDIRLPMICYRKLLSSTPRSTSPQAQTAASSSDHDDATSAPTIPLQDPGNTTKQTTTSGSTSSSHPIGAVSVTLEDYRSIDPDMTHGLEELLKYEGNVEEDFGLTFQLSQDDLGAVRTVPLKSGGDRIVVTKKNRTEYVQALLNYKLNKSIYRQFLAFYHGFYTVCSSNALSFLCPEELETLVCGNTGFDLRDLKKHTAYQGYVNNDPTILHFWDVLFSLSRDLQKRFLHFCTGSDRVPVGGLQELNFKIVRTPTTQNMLPMAHTCFNQLLLPPYGSKQQLEGKLVIAISNAEGFWLE, encoded by the exons ATGTTTTCAAACACATCACTAAATGCATCTGGCTGTAAAAATGAACATGTTAGACCTGCAAAGCTTCCACCAATTACAACTGAACAG aCAAGAGCTCTCAATTTGTCTCGAAGTTCACAGAAAGAACCTTTGTCGGGAATAAAAGCTGAATGTTCACCTAAATCAAACT GCAACTTGCCAGTCCTATCAGCATCCTTGGATGATGATGAAGGTTTGGTATCAGGTTGCAAAGTTTCATCTTCTTGCACTGCCAAAGATTCCAAGAGCACTCCAGTTCCGTTTCGTTCCGAACAAGGTGATCTTTCATCTTCTGTAACTTCTGCGTCTCATCCtcttgttgaaaattttcataacATCATTCCTCCTCCCACTCCTCCGAAAATTACAGTCAAGAGTGAAAATTCATCTTTACTTAAGAGACCTCAGAAATCACCAAACACCATCAGCAAGCTAAAG GCATTAAACTCGCAAGAGTTAGGTGATGGTGTAGAAAACAGCAAAACATCGCGTCATTTAAATTGTCATAGTGCTGGAGAATTGAGGAAGAAAGGGTGTGCTTCTGAGCCACAAATCAACGGAAATCGACCATCTGTGCTTTTTTCATTAAAGCAGTTTAG GTCAGAAGTTGAAAAGTGGAAGAAAACCAAGAAAGTATCAAAGCTTCAGGAATTTTATCGAACAACTTTTGACTCTTTCAAATCAGTCAATGATGCTTTTAAGAAAACAAG ACCAAGTACTTTAAGCATTGGCAGTCACTCTGGCAAAAGCAGTCCCTCACTTCCGAATCATCTGCATGACCCATCTTTGCAACAGAAATTTGTTGGCATGGTCTATGAGACCTTGTTGGAAATG CCTCGTGAAGTGCAAAAGACTGTGTTGAAAGGGGTCATTAATTGTCTTTTAAATGAATGGAAAGG GGAAAAAACAGAATCTGATTTGCGAGCATATTTTATTCTGTTGCAAAATCCAATGTTTGCAAGAATCGAAACCTACATTGTTTACGCGCATTTGCTACGTCAGATTGCGACTCTAAACGACCATGATCAGCTCATGATAACCCACTGGTTAAGAAG GTTGTCTACGCCACGTTTCCGGCCAATGGTCGAACGGTTGCACCAATTTGTTACTTTGCGTCTATTTCCTGGTCAGTCCGATGAATTACCCCCGATGACAAGTTGTGGATGGTGGATCCCCTCAGccatgaaagttttttttttgctca acaAAGCTAATAATTTAGTGAAGCCTCGACTGGTGTCATTTCGAGAGTTCTACAACCACAGCCTTGATCACATTGACGTCATGGCTGAGTTTCGACAATGGGAAAACCCCGCTTCTCATTCTGG ATTCACTTTCTGTCAATATCCATTTATACTGAGCCTGGTCGCCAAGTTGCGCATATTAAAGCAAGATCAGGAGCGGCAGATGATACGGACAGCCCGAGATGAACTGGTTGCATCCATTAGGAG ACGACCGGCCAGAGCGCCTTGTGTTAGTCAACTCTTCCTCAACATCAAAGTTCGCAGGGAACACCTTTTATCGGATTCTCTTGAGCAAATTTACGG GAATCGAaaacaactaaagaaaaaacttCGCGTCGAATTTGTTGGAGAACCAGGGTACGATATGGGTGGATTGACAAAAGAATGGTTCCTGCTGCTCTTACGTAAG GTCCTATCCCCTGACTACAACACGTTCGTTTACAACGAGAAATCACGGAGTTACTGGTTTGCTGACAATGCCAGTGAAAATTCATCAGATCTTTTTCTGGTTGGAGTT TTGATGGGATTAGCTGTTTATAATTGCATAACTCTGGACATTCGACTTCCAATGATTTGTTATCGGAAATTGCTTTCATCGACCCCACGAAGCACCTCACCGCAGGCACAGACCGCCGCGTCTTCGTCGGATCATGACGATGCTACTTCTGCCCCGACAATTCCATTGCAAGACCCAGGTAATACAACGAAGCAAACCACAACAAGTGGATCAACTTCTTCATCACACCCCATAGGAGCTGTTTCTGTTACACTGGAGGACTACAGAAGCATTGATCCT GACATGACACACGGCCTTGAAGAACTGCTAAAATACGAAGGGAATGTGGAAGAGGATTTTGGTTTGACATTTCAGCTTTCCCAAGATGACTTGGGTGCGGTTAGAACGGTGCCTCTGAAGTCTGGAGGGGATAGGATAGTGGTGACAAAGAAAAATCGAACCGAATATGTGCAGGCTCTGCTCAATTATAAGCTGAACAAATCGATTTACAG ACAATTTTTGGCATTTTACCACGGATTTTACACTGTGTGTTCATCAAATGCTTTGTCATTTCTGTGTCCCGAAGAGCTTGAAACTTTAGTTTGTGGTAACACAGGTTTTGATCTGCGAGACCTCAAAAAGCACACCGCTTACCAG GGTTATGTCAACAACGACCCCACCATCCTTCATTTCTGGGACGTCCTGTTTTCGTTGTCGAGAGATTTACAAAAGAGATTCTTGCACTTTTGCACCGGCAGTGACAGGGTGCCAGTGGGCGGCTTGCaggaacttaacttcaaaatagtTCGAACCCCGACCACTCAAAACAT GCTGCCCATGGCACACACATGTTTCAACCAACTTCTTCTGCCACCTTATGGAAGCAAACAACAACTTGAAGGGAAATTGGTGATCGCCATCAGCAATGCTGAAGGATTTTGGTTGGAATAA
- the LOC143448694 gene encoding uncharacterized protein LOC143448694 produces MLQNRVVLCLVSILIYKAAPINGNVCSTFYTATSAVDTFPLTDPCTEVTKFSSEPAVVLVQGGEIPDGEDYESCVQDFPPTEPPPPPPSLELECGEDGEVKIRLSADTLDDLQVEENDTIAISSLPVHDLNSIDLGCVANSTHPEFNLGINNCSSVESTGDLLQATFTVRRHIYFNQSQPIQRYNDSCVNLTCEWNLTVVVNSSAIFPEIKKLELDAVEEKGEFDVGISFTNDSTYSTELPENSQVKVSDYVHVKVDLTGVDLDSSLHLQLTECWARPKEIATGSPMYSIINDSCPADNSFDPDDAIMIDRNYDIKYSIFKFRSFVWTLNQEQAIYVYCDVTICHNDVGFGCDSQPACPGDKRRKRDLESSQSQHRVVASGPIFIAQNKKKYCEQVRFYWSYISRCCEVS; encoded by the exons atgttacaaaatcGCGTTGTATTGTGCTTGGTCAGCATTTTGATCTACAAAGCTGCACCAATAAATGGGAACGTTTGTAGTACATTCTATACTGCCACCTCCGCGGTGGACACTTTTCCTCTCACCGATCCTTGCACTGAAGTTACCAAATTTTCTTCGGAACCTGCAGTGGTCTTAGTTCAAGGAGGTGAAATACCTGATGGAGAAGATT ATGAGTCGTGCGTGCAAGACTTCCCGCCCACTGAACCGCCACCCCCACCACCATCGCTTGAACTTGAATGTGGGGAAGACGGCGAAGTAAAAATAAG ACTCTCCGCCGATACTTTGGATGACTTGCAAGTGGAAGAGAATGACACAATTGCGATATCATCATTACCTGTACATGATCTGAACTCAATTGACCTCGGGTGTGTGGCCAATTCAACTCACCCCGAGTTTAATCTCGGAATAAATAATTGTTCAAGCGTGGAG aGCACAGGCGACCTCCTTCAAGCTACATTCACTGTACGCCGCCATATATACTTCAACCAATCTCAGCCCATACAACGTTACAATGATTCCTGCGTAAATTTAACTTGTGAATGGAATCTCACAGTGGTGGTCAATAGCTCAGCAATTTTCCCCGAAATTAA GAAACTGGAGTTGGACGCGGTCGAGGAGAAAGGAGAATTCGATGTCGGGATTTCTTTCACAAACGACTCCACTTATTCGACCGAACTCCCCGAGAACTCACAGGTCAAAGTCTCAGATTATGTTCATGTGAAAGTCGATTTGACCGGAGTGGATCTCGACAGTTCCTTGCACTTACAA TTGACAGAATGCTGGGCAAGACCGAAAGAGATTGCGACTGGTAGTCCAATGTACTCCATCATAAATGACag TTGTCCAGCTGACAATTCATTCGATCCTGATGACGCAATCATGATTGACagaaattatgacataaaatattcaatttttaaattccGCTCTTTTGTCTGGACACTTAATCAAGAGCAAGCGATCTACgtatattgtgacgtcactatttGTCATAATGATGTTGGATTTGGATGTGATAGTCAG CCTGCATGTCCTGGAGACAAACGTCGCAAACGTGATTTGGAATCTTCCCAATCTCAGCACCGTGTCGTCGCATCAGGACCAATCTTCATCGCTCAAAACAAGAAGAAATATTGTGAACAAGTGCGTTTTTATTGGTCTTATATTTCCCGTTGTTGTgaagtttcataa
- the LOC143450474 gene encoding serine/threonine-protein kinase RIO2-like: MGKLDVTMLRYLSQEDFRVLTAVEMGMKNHEIIPHGIIAFIANLKRGGAYKVIQQLCKHRLVALERSKLNSGYRLTNRGYDYLALHALAQRDVVHSVGNQIGVGKESDIFIVGDADGQQMALKIHRLGRTSFRQIKNKRDYHAHRRNVSWIYLSRLAATKEYAYMQTLYDRGFPVPKPVDHNRHCVVMELLQAYPLHQVHELSDPASVYDEVLNLLIKLANHGLVHGDFNEFNLMLDENDHVTMIDFPQMIAMSHRYAESYFNRDVKCVHEFFLKRFGYESENLPSFKDICKEDVSVEGGNIEINIEEDEDDENFNDPSLLDEDLSASDEEEPTLSSLDAEDDTREAGNCDEDDLESSEADAEEELEVKKESDNVESGSIQQKEQVELEEHGRPLDESLQDLSLANSQLRPFRDMEMLRSVPSHYLKDDDENVSVATTSLPEDEIKLRVKRALTKQQKFQVRRRLRKGESSLINKQRRDLRHDIKSGADSDFF; this comes from the exons ATGGGAAAGCTCGATGTGACCATGCTTCGATATCTTTCACAAGAAGATTTTCGTGTGCTCACGGCCGTGGAAATGGGCATGAAAAATCACGAGATAATCCCGCATGGCATCATCGCATTTATTGCTAATTTGAAGCGAGGTGGAGCATACAAAGTCATTCAGCAACTATGCAAGCATCGCCTTGTTGCATTAGAAAGAAGTAAATTGAACTCTGGCTACAGGCTCACTAACAGAGG GTATGATTATCTGGCATTGCATGCTTTGGCGCAAAGGGATGTGGTACATTCAGTTGGAAACCAAATTGGTGTTGGAAAAGAATCAGATATATTTATTGTCGGCGATGCTGATGGTCAACAAATGGCACTGAAAATTCATAG ATTAGGAAGAACTTCTTTTCgccaaattaaaaataagcGAGATTACCACGCACACAGAAGAAATGTTTCGTGGATCTATTTGTCCCGGCTAGCTGCCACGAAGGAATACGCGTACATGCAAACTTTATATGATCGCGGTTTTCCAGTCCCAAAGCCAGTGGACCACAACAGACATTGTGTAGTTATGGAGCTTCTGCAGGCTTACCCTCTGCATCAA GTTCACGAACTGTCAGACCCAGCATCTGTCTACGATGAAGTGCTCAACTTGCTTATTAAGCTGGCAAATCACGGCCTGGTCCACGGTGATTTTAATGAGTTTAATTTGATGTTGGACGAAAATGATCACGTGACCATGATAGACTTCCCTCAAATGATCGCGATGTCTCACAGATATGCTGA GTCTTACTTCAACCGTGATGTTAAGTGTGTTCATGAATTTTTCCTCAAAAGATTTGGGTATGAAAGTGAAAATCTTCCTTCGTTTAAAGACATTTGTAAAGAAGATGTTTCTGTGGAAGG TggaaacatagaaatcaacaTCGAGGAAGATGAAGATGACGAAAACTTTAATGATCCATCCTTGTTGGATGAAGATCTTTCAGCTAGTGATGAAGAAGAACCCACTTTATCCAGCTTAGATGCGGAAGATGACACCAGGGAAGCAGGAAACTGTGATGAAGATGATTTGGAGTCTTCTGAAGCTGATGCAGAGGAAGAGCTGGAAGTTAAGAAAGAATCTGATAATGTTGAATCAGGAAGTATCCAGCAAAAAGAACAAGTTGAACTAGAAGAGCATGGAAGACCATTAGATGAATCTCTTCAGGACCTATCGCTTGCCAATTCACAACTCCGACCTTTTAGAGACATGGAAATGTTGCGAAGTGTACCGTCACATTATCTCAAagatgatgatgaaaatgtgtCCGTTGCCACCACAAGTCTTCCTGAAGATGAGATTAAATTAAGAGTTAAACGTGCTCTCACGAAGCAACAAAAATTCCAAGTGAGAAGACGTTTGCGTAAAGGGGAATCTTCCTTAATTAATAAGCAAAGGCGCGATTTGAGACACGACATTAAGTCTGGAGCTGATTCAGACTTTTTTTGA
- the LOC143449414 gene encoding von Willebrand factor-like, with translation MHLTFGGLMLLATAFLGNKLALGLLEIPDGEIDETCPGNQQFSTCGGCVSTCEDRYISKFCTLQCRIGCTCPYPMLLHGDNCVNHEECPEYKCGPDHPEFYIGNGKFCKCRELLGDCTREYRPVCDNEGKKWSNLCRLCQEGGRQFLEGKSLLYKKDYFPSQDCSSD, from the exons ATGCATCTTACCTTTGGTGGACTGATGCTTTTGGCAACAGCTTTTCTTGGAAACAAACTAG CTTTAGGCTTACTGGAGATCCCCGACGGTGAAATCGATGAAACCTGTCCCGGTAATCAACAATTTTCGACCTGCGGTGGCTGTGTGTCGACGTGTGAGGACAGATATATATCAAAGTTTTGCACACTTCAATGTCGCATTGGATGCACTTGCCCTTACCCTATGTTGCTTCACGGAGATAATTGTGTGAATCATGAAGAATGTCCTG AGTACAAGTGCGGGCCTGACCATCCTGAGTTTTACATTGGAAACGGG AAATTTTGCAAGTGCAGAGAGCTTTTAGGAGACTGTACAAGAGAATACAGACCGGTTTGTGATAACGAAGGAAAGAAATGGAGCAATCTATGTCGTCTCTGTCAGGAAGGCGGGAGGCAGTTCTTGGAAGG gaaaagtcttCTCTACAAGAAAGACTATTTCCCAAGCCAAGATTGCTCAAGTGATTAA